A genome region from Setaria italica strain Yugu1 chromosome III, Setaria_italica_v2.0, whole genome shotgun sequence includes the following:
- the LOC101770917 gene encoding tetraspanin-3, whose product MLRGGTSVLGIVNFITFLISIPILGGGIWLASRANSTDCIRFLQWPIIVVGLVLMVISLMGFAGACYRQTWLLRLYLFAMFFVVLALLFFIVFAFAVTDRGDGQVVMNRRFLEYQLSDYSGWLRERVADPQYWATISACLRDGHACSGMRRFARDPNTGMRVPETPDMFYGRNLSPIQSGCCKPPSSCAFTYNNETYWTPNPGVPVISDPDCNRWNNDQQTLCFQCDSCKAGVLAGIKKSWRKVAILNIVVLIILVIVYVAGCAAFRNAKRIENDEPIGMARMTKSQPSRFQF is encoded by the exons ATGCTGCGCGGCGGGACGAGCGTGCTGGGGATCGTCAACTTCATCACCTTCCTGATCTCGATCCCGATCCTGGGCGGCGGCATCTGGCTGGCGTCCCGGGCCAACTCCACCGACTGCATCCGCTTCCTGCAGTGGCCCATCATCGTCGTGGGGCTCGTCCTCATGGTCATCTCCCTCATGGGCTTCGCCGGCGCCTGCTACCGCCAGACTTGGCTCCTCCGCCTCTACCTCTTCGCCATGTTCTTCGTCGTCCTCGCGctcctcttcttcatcgtctTCGCCTTCGCCGTCACCGACCGCGGCGACGGCCAGGTCGTCATGAACCGACGCTTCCTCGAGTACCAGCTCTCCGACTACAGCGGATGGCTCCGCGAGCGCGTCGCCGACCCCCAGTACTGGGCCACCATCAGCGCATGCCTCCGCGACGGACACGCCTGCTCCGGCATGAGGCGCTTCGCGCGCGACCCCAACACCGGCATGCGCGTGCCGGAGACGCCGGACATGTTCTACGGCCGCAACCTCTCCCCCATACAG TCTGGATGCTGCAAGCCACCATCATCATGTGCGTTCACCTACAATAACGAGACATACTGGACACCAAACCCCGGTGTCCCAGTTATCAGTGATCCCGACTGCAACAGGTGGAACAACGACCAGCAGACACTCTGCTTCCAGTGTGACTCGTGCAAGGCGGGTGTCCTGGCGGGCATCAAGAAGAGCTGGCGCAAGGTGGCGATCCTAAACATTGTGGTGCTGATCATCCTTGTTATCGTCTATGTCGCGGGCTGTGCTGCATTTCGCAATGCCAAGAGGATCGAGAATGACGAGCCAATCGGCATGGCACGGATGACCAAGTCCCAGCCAAGCAGGTTCCAGTTCTAG